Genomic segment of Aphis gossypii isolate Hap1 unplaced genomic scaffold, ASM2018417v2 Contig00447, whole genome shotgun sequence:
ttgactgcggagattgcaaatttttagggggatttttcccctcaaactttttttttctccgctctaCCAGACTgcggtgattttaaaatttttaggtggATTTTCCCCTCAAAattttttctccgctgtaccagtaaaaaacactgatttcaaaaaccataatgtatgttctgcgcacttttgactgcggatatttttaaaatttaagatatagttttaaccaattattttttcccctgttacacataaagtttaaacagtgtatacacacttcaacactatttatttcccttgtaagttaaacattcaggttacacaataatttcatttttttttttttttttttttaataaattatagataaaagtcgttttattgaattcatttcAGTTCAGACAGTTCAGTTAATATTCAACCATCGTTCAATCAGGTTCTGTTAGTTTTAATcaagtttaattcatttaagtttttttattttttttttataaaaaatgaattttcaacaaattaacaacagTTTTTGTTCACTTGTTTCGTTAGTACGAAACAATGCATATCCTACATATCCAGAATTCACTACATTTATATCAAGAttgaaaacattcaatttatttccgtTGACTTCATCTCAAGATAAATACTCATTAGCTGAAAgcggttttatatattcagggaaaaaagatattgttgaatgtttttgCTGCGGTATTATATTGCATCGTTGGGAAAAAGAAGATAATCCATGGATTGAACATTCAAGATGGAATCCgaaatgtgtttttgtattattatcaaaaggaaatcagtttgttgaaaatgtagtaaaaaaatatggtaagatTATCGATATTTGTGATTGTGATTGTGGATCAAGGTCATATGATACTGTTGTTTAGTTCATTTAACtttctatatttcaataaaaaaaatctgaatttaataaacttaaatgtgttaataacttatttaatactcGTGAACGTATAGCCTAGTGGGATAACgcgtctaatttaaatttaatatgttaatgattttttaaaaaatgtttcaggtTCTATcgaattaggtaggtaagtataataactctTTACTGTTTATCCAACTAGACACTATacgttcacatttttttttttttttttcttttgtaaccTTACattgtttagtatataacatgtatggaTAAACAAAACTTGTTAGTTTGAGCTAAGCTGTCTAGTgatcatattcatatttctagaaaaaaaaatactgtttactttttttttttatttatcaatatgaatCCATCAATCGTTGTATCAAAATCTGTGTTCGATATTCGTCCTTTTAGTAAGAAAAGTGTAACCGTTGGACTTCTAGTTAATaagcaaatttcaattattatattattagaatgtaaattaactaaaaagttGTAACGTTAGATCTTGATCAGTGGTGTAAGTTAATGTgcgaaaacattttaatacaattatcgaaaatttgcatactcgTTGTAAACGTGTTAAGAtagctgataattttttctactctGTTAATGTAAACCAATcaactatagtttatattctaatgataattatataacattatctcaTATTGATCTTCATCGTTTGAAACAATTACAACATTGTATTGACttgtatattgttgaaaaacagaaaaaattggAATCATACCAAAAAACGTTTGATACAGCTTATACGTTAATTAAGTCTGACGTAAATGGGTTACCATCATCTTGTCAACGAAACGaatttacaaatcaatatattcaaaattatgatttcagcTACAGCAATATACAAAGTGAAGATTGTTCATTTATGTACGAGttattacatttcattttaattcattgtcgaacatgatattacaagatttagtgatgtaatataaaaaaagtttcttaacttattttaatttatcgttcttgtaaaaaaaaaaaaaaaaaaaaaaaaaaaaaaaaaaaaaaaaatgtg
This window contains:
- the LOC126554208 gene encoding death-associated inhibitor of apoptosis 1-like isoform X2, with the translated sequence MNFQQINNSFCSLVSLVRNNAYPTYPEFTTFISRLKTFNLFPLTSSQDKYSLAESGFIYSGKKDIVECFCCGIILHRWEKEDNPWIEHSRWNPKCVFVLLSKGNQFVENVVKKYGSIELGSYSNIQSEDCSFMYELLQFHFNSLSNMILQDLVM
- the LOC126554208 gene encoding death-associated inhibitor of apoptosis 1-like isoform X4, encoding MNFQQINNSFCSLVSLVRNNAYPTYPEFTTFISRLKTFNLFPLTSSQDKYSLAESGFIYSGKKDIVECFCCGIILHRWEKEDNPWIEHSRWNPKCVFVLLSKGNQFVENVVKKYGSIELATAIYKVKIVHLCTSYYNFILIHCRT
- the LOC126554208 gene encoding death-associated inhibitor of apoptosis 1-like isoform X1, which translates into the protein MNFQQINNSFCSLVSLVRNNAYPTYPEFTTFISRLKTFNLFPLTSSQDKYSLAESGFIYSGKKDIVECFCCGIILHRWEKEDNPWIEHSRWNPKCVFVLLSKGNQFVENVVKKYGSIELGSYSNIQSEDCSFMYELLQFHFNSLSNMILQDLVM
- the LOC126554208 gene encoding death-associated inhibitor of apoptosis 1-like isoform X5 yields the protein MNFQQINNSFCSLVSLVRNNAYPTYPEFTTFISRLKTFNLFPLTSSQDKYSLAESGFIYSGKKDIVECFCCGIILHRWEKEDNPWIEHSRWNPKCVFVLLSKGNQFVENVVKKYGSIELATAIYKVKIVHLCTSYYNFILIHCRT
- the LOC126554208 gene encoding death-associated inhibitor of apoptosis 1-like isoform X7, translated to MNFQQINNSFCSLVSLVRNNAYPTYPEFTTFISRLKTFNLFPLTSSQDKYSLAESGFIYSGKKDIVECFCCGIILHRWEKEDNPWIEHSRWNPKCVFVLLSKGNQFVENVVKKYATAIYKVKIVHLCTSYYNFILIHCRT
- the LOC126554208 gene encoding death-associated inhibitor of apoptosis 1-like isoform X9 is translated as MNFQQINNSFCSLVSLVRNNAYPTYPEFTTFISRLKTFNLFPLTSSQDKYSLAESGFIYSGKKDIVECFCCGIILHRWEKEDNPWIEHSRWNPKCVFVLLSKGNQFVENVVKKYGSIELGRKNWNHTKKRLIQLIR
- the LOC126554208 gene encoding death-associated inhibitor of apoptosis 1-like isoform X11, with the protein product MNFQQINNSFCSLVSLVRNNAYPTYPEFTTFISRLKTFNLFPLTSSQDKYSLAESGFIYSGKKDIVECFCCGIILHRWEKEDNPWIEHSRWNPKCVFVLLSKGNQFVENVVKKYEKIGIIPKNV